In Caulobacter soli, one genomic interval encodes:
- a CDS encoding TetR/AcrR family transcriptional regulator has product MKTSDATRVAPASPASAASGTSTRREKTREAILAAAAKLLSERSIDGLSVDDITQASGVAKGTFYNHFPDKDALAVEIGRAVRTQSEIAVASLNDGVADAAMRVARGMCFYAKIALSDPVRASLMAQSARQDLSADLRIGSGLGADIAAGIATGRLRVATRDSATTFVVGAGSALILRLLAERHRTTGVMFAQQVVALTLRGLGLEAEEADQMAAQAADHVIQTDTPV; this is encoded by the coding sequence TTGAAAACGTCAGACGCGACCCGTGTCGCCCCCGCTTCTCCCGCGTCCGCCGCGTCGGGAACCAGCACGCGCCGCGAAAAGACCCGCGAGGCGATCCTCGCCGCCGCCGCCAAGCTGCTCAGCGAGCGCTCTATCGACGGCCTCAGCGTCGACGACATCACCCAGGCGTCGGGGGTCGCCAAGGGCACGTTCTACAATCACTTTCCCGACAAGGACGCCTTGGCCGTCGAGATCGGACGCGCGGTGCGCACTCAGTCGGAAATCGCCGTCGCGAGCCTCAACGACGGCGTCGCTGATGCGGCCATGCGGGTGGCGCGCGGCATGTGCTTCTACGCCAAGATCGCCCTGAGCGATCCGGTCAGGGCCAGCCTGATGGCGCAGTCGGCGCGTCAGGATCTGAGCGCGGATCTGCGCATCGGATCAGGCCTTGGCGCCGATATCGCCGCGGGCATTGCGACGGGCCGGTTGCGGGTGGCCACGCGCGACAGCGCCACGACCTTCGTTGTGGGCGCGGGGTCGGCCCTGATCCTGCGCCTGCTGGCGGAACGCCATCGCACGACCGGGGTCATGTTCGCCCAGCAGGTCGTGGCGCTGACGCTCAGGGGTCTTGGTCTGGAGGCCGAAGAGGCCGACCAAATGGCGGCCCAGGCGGCTGATCACGTCATCCAGACCGACACTCCCGTCTGA
- a CDS encoding metal-dependent hydrolase family protein: protein MEKPRRIRLTNAVLFDGEEHFPVLRRSIVIEGERVVEVGPAAPAASDEIVVDVGGRTVMPGLIDAHFHCNSPSLNVAAADRLPASHMAQYARGYMEASLLRGFTTLRDAGGADSGLKAALAEGLIHGPRLYTSGLALSQTGGHGDIRDGGPPSCGCAGYSGSLSMVVDGADAMRLAVRDQLRQGADQIKIFVSGGVLSPTDPIWMEQFTDAEIGAAVEEAARRRTYVMAHALTALSVRRCAQLGVRSIEHGLQMDAATADFVAASSSFVVPTLLILTSLASGRLALPPGALDKAKHVMEQAVAAVEHGRRAGVRMGLGTDLLGELHGSELQELEVRAQICGNLETLRAATSVNAEIMQLKGQLGCIRPGALADLLVLDGDPVADIGVLLRPDAHLERIIKNGVTVFEKTARPQASRPA, encoded by the coding sequence GTGGAAAAGCCCCGGCGCATAAGACTGACCAACGCGGTGCTGTTCGACGGGGAAGAGCATTTCCCCGTCCTGCGGCGTTCGATCGTCATCGAAGGGGAACGGGTCGTCGAGGTCGGTCCGGCGGCGCCGGCCGCCAGCGACGAGATCGTGGTGGATGTCGGCGGCCGCACCGTGATGCCCGGTCTGATCGACGCCCACTTCCATTGCAACAGTCCGTCCCTGAACGTCGCGGCGGCCGACCGCCTGCCGGCGTCGCACATGGCGCAATACGCCCGCGGCTATATGGAGGCCTCGCTCCTGCGCGGCTTCACCACCCTGCGCGACGCCGGCGGCGCCGATTCCGGTTTGAAGGCCGCGCTGGCCGAGGGACTGATCCACGGACCACGCCTCTACACCTCGGGTCTGGCGCTGTCGCAGACCGGCGGCCACGGGGACATCCGCGACGGCGGGCCGCCGTCCTGCGGCTGCGCCGGCTACAGCGGCTCGCTGTCCATGGTGGTCGACGGCGCGGACGCCATGCGGCTGGCGGTCCGCGATCAGCTTCGCCAAGGGGCCGACCAGATCAAGATCTTCGTTTCGGGCGGGGTGCTCTCGCCCACCGATCCCATCTGGATGGAGCAGTTCACCGACGCCGAGATCGGCGCGGCCGTGGAGGAGGCCGCGCGACGACGCACCTATGTCATGGCCCACGCCCTGACCGCCCTGTCAGTTCGCCGCTGCGCCCAACTGGGGGTCAGATCGATCGAGCATGGGCTGCAGATGGACGCCGCGACGGCCGATTTCGTCGCCGCCTCGTCCTCCTTTGTCGTCCCGACCCTGCTGATCCTCACCAGCCTGGCCAGCGGGCGCTTGGCCCTGCCGCCCGGCGCCCTGGACAAGGCCAAGCACGTGATGGAGCAGGCTGTCGCAGCGGTCGAGCATGGACGCAGGGCTGGCGTTCGGATGGGTCTGGGCACGGACCTGCTGGGCGAACTGCACGGATCAGAATTGCAAGAATTGGAGGTCCGCGCGCAAATCTGCGGAAACCTGGAGACCCTGCGCGCCGCCACCTCCGTCAACGCCGAGATCATGCAGTTGAAGGGGCAGTTGGGCTGCATCCGGCCTGGCGCGCTGGCCGACCTGCTGGTGCTTGACGGCGACCCGGTCGCCGACATCGGCGTCCTGCTGCGGCCTGACGCCCACCTGGAGCGGATCATCAAGAACGGCGTCACCGTTTTCGAGAAGACCGCCCGTCCGCAGGCCTCGCGACCAGCATGA
- a CDS encoding aldolase — protein sequence MPNSIFGQDETLVRKDLDRRMDQGFSTSALSLRERFALTCRYLTDQGHARSLAGQVTVRAEDPDTFWTTTWGSGFGQARCSNLVRVNGEMEVVEGVGMPNPGVRFHLWIYRARPQIGSIVHTHPPFASALAMARQPLIVGHMDATPFYDDCAFLPAWPGLPIANEEGRIISEALGARRSILLANHGLLTTGSTLDAAFYRAVLLEQACEMQVRAAAVGPLEPLARDEAEKARDFLLKDSIVAATTNYWLEEARRRHVDALD from the coding sequence ATGCCGAATTCGATCTTCGGTCAGGACGAAACGCTCGTCCGGAAAGACCTTGATCGACGGATGGACCAGGGGTTTTCGACCTCCGCCCTGAGCCTGCGCGAGCGGTTCGCCCTGACATGCCGCTACCTGACCGACCAGGGGCATGCCCGATCGCTCGCCGGTCAGGTGACCGTCCGGGCGGAAGATCCCGACACCTTCTGGACCACGACCTGGGGTTCAGGCTTTGGCCAGGCGCGCTGCAGCAATCTCGTGCGCGTCAACGGCGAGATGGAGGTCGTCGAAGGCGTCGGCATGCCAAATCCCGGCGTTCGATTTCATCTGTGGATCTATCGCGCCCGCCCTCAGATCGGGAGCATCGTCCATACCCATCCGCCGTTCGCCTCGGCCTTGGCGATGGCCAGGCAGCCGCTGATCGTGGGCCATATGGACGCCACGCCCTTCTACGACGACTGCGCCTTTCTGCCCGCCTGGCCAGGCTTGCCGATCGCCAATGAGGAAGGTCGCATCATATCGGAAGCGCTCGGAGCCCGGCGATCCATCCTGCTGGCCAACCATGGGCTGTTGACCACGGGCTCGACGCTGGACGCGGCCTTCTATCGCGCGGTGTTGCTCGAGCAGGCGTGCGAGATGCAGGTGCGGGCCGCAGCCGTCGGCCCCCTTGAGCCCCTCGCGCGGGATGAGGCCGAGAAAGCTCGCGACTTTCTGCTCAAAGATTCGATCGTGGCGGCGACGACAAACTACTGGTTGGAGGAGGCTCGGCGCCGCCATGTCGACGCCCTGGACTAG